The Saimiri boliviensis isolate mSaiBol1 chromosome 12, mSaiBol1.pri, whole genome shotgun sequence nucleotide sequence cctcccacctcagcctcttgagtacctgggaatacacgtgcatgccaccatgctcaactaatctttaaattttattttgtagagatggggcttcaccacgttgcccaggctggtcttgaacccctggactcaagcgatcctccagcttccgcctcccaaagtgctgggattgtaggcatgagccaccatgcctggaccaaattccattttttaaaattttgtaaaagcAGTGTTGAAGAGAATCTGGAAGAACGGATTCTAAAGAATTTTAACTCAGCTCGGTGCTGGGTGGAGACTTGCCCTATTCGAAATAATTTTCAGCTATATAATCATTAGAAACATGTGggaccagctgggcatggtggctcaggcctgtaatcctagcacattgagaggccgaggtgggcggatcgcctgaggtcaggacttcaagaccagcctggccaacatggtcaaaccctttctctactaaaaatacaaaattagccgggtgtggtggcgggcgcctgtaatcccagctacttgggaggctgaggcaggagaattgcttgaattgcttgaacccaggaggcagagatcgcagtaagccaagattgcaccactgcactccagcctgggcgatacagtgacaccctgccacacacacacacacacacacacacacacatacacacacacacaaaaccaccaccaccaccaccaaaaaccaCGTGGGATATGCACCCACACTCACAGCAGCCGCATTCACTAGCAAGAAGGtaggtgctatggtctgaatgtgccCCCCGGCATTCCTGTGCTGAAGCGGATGGTCACTGTGACGGTACCCAGAGGCAGCAGGAGTGCACTCAGATGGTGAACACAGCCCGGGGTCCACTGATGACACACGGAAAAACCAATGTGGTCCCTCCATACAAGGGGACAGTGCTCAACCTCAAACAGGAAGGAACCCCTGGCACTTGCTACGTGGATGGGCCCCAAGGGCAGTGCGCTGGGCGAAATGAACCAGTCACACAAGGACAAATCCTGCCTGATTCCATTCTGAGAGGGACCTCGAGGACTCAGATTcctaaagacagaaagtagatgggGGCTGCGGGGGCTGGGGATTCCCGCCGACTGAGGAAAcgtgggtggggagtggggaaccAGAGGGCCCGTGAGCGGCAGAGACACGAGTAGATTTGTGTTTGGGATAAAATGGAGCTGGAAGTGGAGGTGAGGTTGAGTCAAGGAGGGAGACATAGCCAGAGGCGGGGGCTGCTGCGGCCGGGCCGGGAtggggacagaggagagagaacccaggaggtagactCCACCTAACGCCTGCCAGGGGCCCAGGGGATCCAGGCCTCCAAGGGGCAGTGTGGCCAGCACCAGCCTCTGCTGCACCCATGGGGGTTGCCCGTGCTGCCAAGACCCGGCCTTGGATGGGCAGAGGGGCCTGTCCTAGGGACAGCCTTCCCCCAGCCTGGCTCCCAGAGACCCCACAGCTGgcaccacacccccaccccacccacgcTTTGGGGTCTTGTCTGGTGGGAGGACACAGCGTTCTGAGGGCCCTGGGCTGGTGGCTGTCGGTCATCTCTGCGCCCCTCTCCCCAAGAGGCCTTCCGGGTCCCTCCACAGACCCCCACATCCCGCCTGGGCACCCCAGCTGATGGGGCGGGGCTGGGACTGTTTCCTGAGCAAAGTCACTTGAGTTGCTGGAGCCCAGAGCCAATAAAACCCACTGATGCGTGTGGGAAACCCATGGGGGCCGCCCGCCCAGGATGTTTGCTCCCGCCACGCCCCCGCCAGACTCTCACGTGGCCTGCAAGGGGTCTCGGCTCTGCGGCCCCTGAAGAAGTTCCGGCCACCCACAAGCCCTCACTACCCTGAGGGGTGAGGATTCAGGGGCCCAGGGCCCGAGCTCCTCCCATACACACCCCTGACCCCTCCAGGCCTTTCATGCTGCTGCCCCGGGGGTATCTGGGCCTCCGTCCCTTCCCTGTGGCCCCTTCCCTGTGGCCCCTTCCCTGTGGCCCCTTCCCTGTGGCTCCTTCCCTGTGGCCCCTTCCCTGTGGCTCCTTCCCTGTGGCTCTGTGCTGTCCACACCTGCCCAGCCTGGTCCCGGAAcaccctcagcttcctcatcccaCCGAGGCCATCAGACCCCGGGGTCTTGTTCTCCCATGTGCCCCAAGCAAGAGCCAGCGCTGCCCCAGGCCTGGCCAGAGGCTGCCTCTGTGTTGTGAGCAGCGCTGGGGCCCCCGCCCAGGGCCAGGCGGTCGCGTGTTCTCCTGGATGCCTCACAGCCTCTGCACACCCTCCGCgtctgcctcctcccacctctggtCCAGTCTCCACTCTCAAGCTGCAGTGAGTGCGGCTTCGCCTTCCTTGGGGCATCGTGGGTCAGAACGTGGGGGGACCTGTATTTGCTCCTCTCTCTGACTTAACCCCCACAGCTCACTCCCTGTGCCCTGTTGCCTCTGAGCCCTCACAGAGGCTGTTCCTTTGGCCTGGAATGCTCCTCCAGCTCAACCTTGATCCCAGGACCCAGCCCCACGCTGGTGTGTGGCAGGTGCGTTTGTCCCACAGGGACGCCTGTTCAGCCAGCGCAAGGGCCCAAGGGCGGGAAGTCCCAGGCCCAGCTGTGGGGCCGCCATGGCAAGCCCACTGCCCCCCGAGAGTCAGCGTGGGAGGGTCCTGGGcgtctgggaggaggaggctgagcaCAGCAGGTTTGGTTTGTGGGGAGGGTGTGCACCTGGTGGGGCAAGGCTTTGACCGAAGGCCCCCAAGGCTTTGACTGGGGTTTGCACGTGGCCAGGACCAGACTGGGGAGGCCAGCGGGGCCGTGAAGCTGGGGCCTGGGACTGGCAGGAACCAGGGTCCCAGGGCTTCAGGCTGGACGAGGCGGGGAGCAGGGTACCCGAGGCTTGCGGCTGGGCCACATGGGGTGGGGCTCGAGGGCATCTTCACCAGAGAGCGCGGGCACTGGCGCCTCTGTTCGCCCCACATGGCTGCCAGCCCCTCAGGGAGAGGGCACGGAGTCAGATCAATTGGAGAAATTGATCTCAGCAGGGATTTCCGAGCCATCTGCTAGGTCCCCAGAGCCTTCCAAGCGGATGAACTTGGCACCCAAATGCCCAGGGAGGCGGCGGGGGAGGTGGTCGGCACTGTGGTGTGAacgggcctcagtttctcccaggGAACCCTGGACCCACCCCTCCTTGGTCACTCAGAGGCAGAACCTTGTGGACCCGCTAGAGAAGCCCCCGCACTCCCCGGCTGCTCTCAATAGCTATTGAGAAGCCCGGGCAGCCCGCTCGGGGGCGGCTGTGAGAGGCAGCTCCAGCCTCAGACCCCAGGCAGCATCTGCCATCTTTCACCCCGTTCCTGAATTCCACGTCTCCCCGCTTCCTGCTGGGCATTCAGCCGCCCCCCGTCCCGGCCCTGTCTGGCTCAgcggggctggggcaggggtctCGCCCTGTGCTGGGCCTCGGGGGAGCCTGGGCTCCACTCACTCTGGTCTTTGCTGGCTGCACTCAGCTCCAGGGACAATATTTGCTCGGGGAAAGAATCAAACATTTATCCTTGAGTTTATACAGGGGAGCAATTGTCAAACACACGTGTCCTCATCGCTCGGACGCTTCCCAGGCCCGACCTCGGCCTGGGCCTTTCCCTGCCTGGCTCTGCACCCACTCGGCCCTCCCTGCACCCTCCCGGGAGGACGGGGACCTGCTCTGAGCGGTGGGAGCACGGGTCAGGGCCAGTGCCGGGCAGGGCAGAGGGGTCTCTGATCCTTCTCCTTCCAGCCTCAGAGTGAGGCTCTGGGTCCGGGGCGCCAGGAGAAGCTGGCGTTcagggtgggggaggtgggacAATTCTAGGTGGGGTTCAGCAGGATTCCCAGGACCTGGCATTCCCATCACCCaagcaaccactgcctcccagcagCGCTGTCCCCCCAATGCCGCCTGGATGACTGTCCTCTGCTCCTGTCCCCGTTCCCTCTCCTGGGCCCGGAGCCCCTGCCCCAAAGCAGAAGAGGCAGCTGCAGGTTCCCCATCCTTTCCAGTCCCTGACCCTCGGGTCCTGCTCCATGAGGAGCCCTCCCTCCAGTGCCCCCAGGCACACCCGTACCGGGCCCTCCAGACAGAGCCAATTCAGAGCAGCACAGACACCTGCGCCCCAGAAGCCTGGAGAGCTGGAGCCTCCACCCCAACCTCAGCCCCTGGCTCTCCTCTGTGCCAGCTGCCTCCACACCTCTCCCACCGGGAGCCCCCTGCTTCCCTCTCTGGGACAGCATCCCGTAGGGTGTCGGACAGCAGGGTGGGGCCCCAGGGCAGGCATGACCCTGGCTGACCGAGGGCAGCCCCGCCACGCTCCCTCACACCTGTGTCCAGATTCCACACAGTGCGGGGAAGGCTCGGGGCTGGGGCCCCAGGCAGGGACTCCAGGGGACCCGAGTCTAGCCCTTTCAGGTGTCTTTAATTTACCAGAGCAGCAAGTGGCTCAGAGCTGACCGGAGGGCACACGCAGctggggggccaggcagggcaggCCCCTGCCGTCAGGAAGACCCTCTGGTCTGGCTGGCCTTCTGGAAACGTTGCTCCCCGGCGGGGAGGCTGGCATGGGCTGGGGCAGGATGGAGGGTGAGGAGGCCCTGAGGACTTACAAGAGCCCCTCAGCAGCCTggccacctcccccacctcccagggcCCCCCCCTCGTGGGAGACAGGCGGGAGAGGGTGGTCTGTCACTGTGGGGGTGCCTTCTGTCCCGCGTCCACCCCAGCCTGGCCTCAGGCAGCTCCATCCTCACCGCACCGCCGCCGCAGGGAAACATCCTGACTGGCAGGTGAGGGTGGGGGCACTGCAGTGCAACCCCTGCCCCTGGGGGGACACGGCCCCGCCCCCCCCCGCCGTAGGTGCCCCTCACAGCTGGCTGGTCTGCATGAGCCCGTTGGCCTCGGCGTCGTGCGCGGGCGGCGTGGCCTCCGGCTGCTGCCGGCTCCTGCGTGGCCGCGGCTCCGTGGCGTCAGCGTCCTCGGCGCCGGAGCCCTTGCAGAGGCACAGAACCTTCCGGAAGCTCTGGCGGAAGTTGTCGGAGAGGAAGCCGTAGAGGACCGGGTTGGCGCAGCTGTTGGCGTAGGAGAGGATGACCACGAAGAAGTAGAGGCCGGTGGAGGCGGGCTCCTGGGGCAGCGCCACCGCCAGGTTGACGATGTTGACGGTGAAGAAGGGCAGCCAGCAGCCCGCGaacaccagcaccagcaccaccaccatgcGCGTCACCTTCCGCTCCGAGCGCCGCCGCGCGCAGCCCACGCGCACGCCCGCGGTCCTCACCTTCACCACGATCAGCAGGTAGCACAGGCAGATGACCAGCAGCGGCCCGAAGAAGCCCAGCACGGCCGCGTAGACCACGAAGACGGCGCCCCACAGCGCCACCGGCTCCGGCCAGCTCACGTTACAGGTGCCGCCGTCCTGCACGTCCGCGAACACCAGCACGGGCAGCGACATGCACAGCGACAGGGCCCAGGCCGCGGCGCTCGCCATCCTGGCCACGTGCGGGCGGCGCCAGCGGGCGGAGGTCAGCGGGCGCACCACGGCCAGGTAGCGGTCCACGCTCATGACCGTCAGGCAGAAGACGCTGGTGAACTGGTTGATGCCGTCCAGCGTCATGACCAGGCGGCACAGGACGCGGCCGAAGGGCCAGAAGGACGCGGCGTTCTGCGTGGCCAGGAAGGGCAGCCCCAGCATGAGGAGGACGTCGGCCACCGCCAGGTTGAGGATGTAGATGTTGGTGACCGTCTTCATCCGGGCGCAGCACAGCACCACGTAGATGACCAGCGCGTTTCCGCCCAGCCCGGCCGCGCACACCAGCAGGTACAGCGCGAGCACCAGCACCGCCCGGGCCCCCGGCGCCGGCGCCGGCCCCACCAGGGACCTGTCACCCGAGGAGGAGGCGTTCCAGCCAGGCACGGAGGCCGGGAAGAGGGGCTCCATGGCGGCAGCCCGAGGGCGCGTCGGCTCTGcgagagaagaggggaggacgCCGAGGCGGCGAGGCCGTGAGCCGGCTGGTCCAGGTATTCCTCCCTccccgcccggcccggccccACCCGCCGGGAGGCTGGGATCACCGGGTAAACACGATTAGTCATGTTCAGCTCGGCCAGGAATCACATTAAGCAAATTGTTTGGAAAACAAGCCAGGAGAGGAAGGAGCGGCGGGCAGGTGGCCCCGGGAGCCCTGGACGGCCGGCCGCTGTCAATACTGTGACGGCTGCCCTGTGGCCGCCCCGGCACCCGGTGGCGCCTGGCCTGGCTGCGGCATCGTGAGGCCAGCAGCTGCATCTCCCCAGAGCCCCTCAGAGCCTGCTGGCCGCGTCTCCCAGGTAAGGGGCAGAGGCCCAGGGGACGGCACCTCCCAGGTGCACTGGGAGGGGCGGCAGCGGAGAGAGACGAGGCTGGTGGTTGGCGCCTGCCCTGCCCGGGATGCAGGACTGGAGAAGCGGCCGGACGGGGTGTCACTGCCGCAGCCTTGAGGGACTTTCACCGGGCTGCACCTGCCCCTTGGCCCCCTGCACCTCTCGAGGGCCATTGAGGGGAGCTGTCCCCCCATGGCAATGACAGACATCTGCAAACCCAGGCGGGGGACACAGCACAGGGGCTGGGCAGACACCGCCCCTCCCCACAGGGTGGCTGCAGAGAAGCAAACACACAAACCCACAGAGCAGCCACGTGGAGCTCCAGGAGTCGCACAGGGCAAAAGTGGGGGGAACCGTGGGGTGGCCCGAGGGAGAAGCTGCAGTGTGGGGCACGGGCGGGTCACAGGCACAGGTGTGGGGGCTCCAGCCGTCTGACACTACCTGTCCCATAGGAGCTTGGAGCCCCCTGCTAGGACCTGGAACCCCCCACGTGgcccagagagagaagaggggagacaTGGGGGAGGGTGGGCTGGGAATAGTAACCTCTGTGGGTTCAAGCCTCgtttattgtttttgtgtttttctgtgtgtttgaaaTCAGTCATAAAAACTAttctcacgcctgtcatcccagtgttgtgggaggctgagacgggggtcacctgaggtcaggagttggagaccagccagggcaacatggtgagaccccatctctacaaaaaatacaaaaactagccaggcgtggtggcaggagcccgtagtcccagctactcaggaggctgagtagggaggatcatttgggtccaggaggtagaggctgcagagagctgtgattgcaccactgcactccagggtgggacacagagtgagaccccgtctcagaaagaacatcaggccgggcgcggcgactcacacttgtaatcccagcactctgggaagctgaggtgggaagatcgcctgaggtcaggagttccagtccagcctggccaacatagtgaaacaccgtcactacaaaaaatgcaaaattagctgggtgtggtggcgtgtgcctgtagtcccagcgacttgggaagctgaggcaggagaatcgcttgaacccaggaggtggaggttgcagagagctgagatcaggccaggccagtccagcctgggcaacagagtgagactccgtctcaaaaataaatgaataaataaaaagatcagtgcCTCCCCCGACAAGTGGGGTGGAGGAAGGATGGACGTTCGGGTTGACCCCGGGGCTCTGTGACTCTGGGGGTGGCCGGCAGAGAATCAAAGCACCCCTCAGGATCCAAACCAGGGAAAGGTCCCTCCCTGGGGGGACCCTGGCCTGAGTGGGAGTGGAGCCGGCCGTAGTGATCCCAGCATGCGCTGTCCGGAGCCCTGGGCCTGCTCAGCTGACCGGCTGTGACTCCCGAGGCACCTCAGAGCACAGGACGCCCCCAGCAGCTGCCAGGGAAGGCCACAGTCCTGGCGGGGGGCTGCGGGGTTGGGCCGAGGCCACTGACACCTGGTAGACAAGGAAAGGCGAGCCAGGTGGGGGGGGGGCAGAACACAAGGCTGACAGCCACAAAGAGAAAGCCCTGTGTCCCCAGCAAACCCAGAAACCAGCATTCCCAGGCGCACGTGGCCCAAACGCGCTGAGAAATACAACTCAGAAAACGAACAAGGCCGGTGCACCCGTGGATTCATCTCGGGGGGaataaaaataaccagctagcaggTACGCTTAGACTATGTCTAAACACGCGTAGGATCCACGGAGAAGGCACGGGAAAATGCTGGGAAATAAATTTGGCTTCTGTCTAAGAAGTAAAATGAACaggcatctatttttaaaaatcacacatcttggatgtaaaaaaatacaatcatttaTGGTAGAAAAAAGAACTACAGAAGTGGTCAGAACCAGCTCCAGTCTGCACAGCGCTGAAGAGAGAATCGGGACTGGAAGAGGGTTGACGGATCGGCGGGAACAGGGCGCCAGCAGAAGGTCAGGAGAGGGCTGTGTGGGGTCCCGGGGGAGAGCGTGGCTGGGCTACCCCAGAACTGGTGACAGTGTCCCGTCTGGGAGTCACCTGTCCTGTGCAGCATAAAGGAATGAAAGAGCATCCCCGTCCAGCTGCGGCATCGGGGCAAAGAGAAACCCTCAAGTAAGCCATGCGGAGACAGGATGGAACACACGGGCAGGACCCAGACAGCTGTGGCAGTGGCCGCCATACAAACCACAAACTCGGGGGTTGGGagaagcagggggtggggagggagagaaaaagggcgggggcagacagagagagagagagcgcgcgctGTCACCCTAGAACCCCTACCCAGTAGAGCGCT carries:
- the SSTR5 gene encoding somatostatin receptor type 5 gives rise to the protein MEPLFPASVPGWNASSSGDRSLVGPAPAPGARAVLVLALYLLVCAAGLGGNALVIYVVLCCARMKTVTNIYILNLAVADVLLMLGLPFLATQNAASFWPFGRVLCRLVMTLDGINQFTSVFCLTVMSVDRYLAVVRPLTSARWRRPHVARMASAAAWALSLCMSLPVLVFADVQDGGTCNVSWPEPVALWGAVFVVYAAVLGFFGPLLVICLCYLLIVVKVRTAGVRVGCARRRSERKVTRMVVVLVLVFAGCWLPFFTVNIVNLAVALPQEPASTGLYFFVVILSYANSCANPVLYGFLSDNFRQSFRKVLCLCKGSGAEDADATEPRPRRSRQQPEATPPAHDAEANGLMQTSQL